One region of Myxococcus fulvus genomic DNA includes:
- a CDS encoding exodeoxyribonuclease III → MRVVSWNVNGLRSAHAKGFLPWLSGARAQVVALQEVRARPEQLPDEVRAPARWKTHFSAAERPGYSGVGLFSRDEPDTVETRLGVPEMDLEGRLQLARFGKLTVANVYFPNGNGKDRDLSRIPFKLAFYRRLFDQLEKPLRDGERLLVVGDFNTAHQDIDLARPRENRETSGFRPEEREELDRWLRAGWVDSFRHFHKGAGHYSWWSQRFGVREKNIGWRIDYVLASPAAMAFVKRAAIHPDVSGSDHCPVSVDLDSAVR, encoded by the coding sequence GTGCGAGTCGTCTCATGGAACGTGAATGGGCTGCGCTCGGCCCATGCCAAGGGCTTCCTGCCCTGGCTGTCGGGCGCCCGGGCGCAGGTGGTGGCATTGCAGGAGGTGCGCGCGCGCCCCGAGCAGTTGCCTGATGAGGTCCGTGCTCCGGCCCGGTGGAAGACGCACTTCTCGGCCGCGGAGCGTCCTGGCTACAGCGGGGTGGGGCTGTTCTCCCGCGACGAGCCGGACACGGTGGAGACCCGGCTGGGTGTCCCGGAGATGGACCTGGAGGGGCGGCTGCAGCTCGCCCGCTTCGGCAAGCTCACCGTGGCCAACGTGTACTTCCCCAACGGCAACGGGAAGGACCGCGACCTGAGCCGCATCCCGTTCAAGCTCGCCTTCTACCGACGCCTGTTCGACCAGCTGGAGAAGCCGCTGCGAGACGGTGAGCGCCTGCTCGTCGTGGGCGACTTCAACACCGCGCACCAGGACATCGACCTGGCCCGGCCCCGGGAGAACCGCGAGACGAGCGGCTTCCGCCCCGAGGAGCGCGAGGAGCTGGACCGCTGGCTGCGCGCGGGCTGGGTGGACAGCTTCCGACACTTCCACAAGGGCGCCGGCCACTACTCGTGGTGGAGCCAGCGCTTCGGCGTGCGCGAGAAGAACATCGGCTGGCGCATCGACTACGTGCTGGCGTCCCCCGCGGCCATGGCCTTCGTCAAGCGCGCCGCCATCCATCCCGACGTGTCGGGCTCGGACCACTGCCCGGTGAGCGTGGACCTGGACTCCGCCGTCCGCTGA
- a CDS encoding lysophospholipid acyltransferase family protein, protein MNALLSIWTWVEIGIVALVGFFVQLVIAIFTLPFDKKRYAVGRCFRMVGVTAAKLTPYWRFGIHGPVPDQVAPNTVVVSNHESNADPFLISRLPWEMKWLGKASLFKVPVVGWMMGIAGDIPVHRGDKESATGAMARCKQWMSKGMPVMIFPEGTRSKTDELLPFKDGAFRLAIEQQADVLPLAVSGTRKALPKHSWRFSTSRGLVTVGTPISTKGMTLDDVERLKTLVREQILALRATLQPLTQDAAAPGAPSAA, encoded by the coding sequence ATGAACGCACTGCTCTCCATCTGGACCTGGGTCGAGATTGGCATCGTCGCGCTGGTCGGCTTCTTCGTTCAGCTCGTCATCGCCATCTTCACGTTGCCGTTCGACAAGAAGCGCTACGCGGTGGGGCGGTGCTTCCGCATGGTGGGGGTCACCGCCGCGAAGCTGACGCCGTACTGGCGCTTCGGCATCCACGGCCCGGTGCCGGACCAGGTGGCCCCCAACACGGTGGTGGTCAGCAACCACGAGTCCAACGCCGACCCGTTCCTCATCTCCCGGCTGCCGTGGGAGATGAAGTGGCTGGGCAAGGCGAGCCTGTTCAAGGTGCCGGTGGTGGGGTGGATGATGGGCATCGCCGGGGACATCCCCGTGCACCGCGGCGACAAGGAGTCCGCCACGGGCGCCATGGCGCGCTGCAAGCAGTGGATGAGCAAGGGCATGCCGGTGATGATCTTCCCGGAGGGTACCCGGTCGAAGACGGACGAGCTGTTGCCCTTCAAGGACGGCGCCTTCCGCCTGGCCATCGAGCAGCAGGCGGACGTGCTCCCGCTGGCGGTGAGCGGCACGCGCAAGGCGCTGCCCAAGCACTCCTGGCGCTTCTCCACCTCGCGCGGCCTGGTGACGGTGGGCACGCCCATCTCCACCAAGGGCATGACGCTCGACGACGTGGAGAGGCTCAAGACGCTGGTGCGCGAGCAGATCCTCGCCCTGCGCGCCACGCTGCAGCCGCTCACCCAGGACGCCGCGGCGCCGGGGGCTCCCAGCGCCGCGTAG
- a CDS encoding universal stress protein: MAAPSRILVPVDLSEGSRSIIDYALQLARPFNASVEVLHAWEPPQYVAPDLLVAAPGWNPLSLEQVALDTAGKELATLLEQMEQPSVPLKHRVVVGEAASTILELVEKEGFDLIVMGTHGRRGLSRVLLGSVAQKLVSRAPCPVLTLHVPQDSKK, from the coding sequence ATGGCAGCGCCATCCCGAATTCTCGTCCCCGTCGACCTGAGCGAGGGCTCTCGCTCCATCATCGACTACGCCCTCCAGCTCGCCCGTCCCTTCAACGCGTCGGTGGAGGTCCTCCACGCGTGGGAGCCCCCGCAGTACGTCGCGCCGGATCTGCTCGTCGCCGCCCCTGGGTGGAACCCGCTCTCGCTGGAGCAGGTCGCCCTGGACACGGCGGGCAAGGAGCTGGCCACGTTGCTCGAGCAGATGGAGCAGCCCTCCGTCCCGCTCAAGCACCGCGTGGTGGTGGGCGAGGCGGCCTCCACCATCCTGGAGCTGGTGGAGAAGGAGGGCTTCGACCTCATCGTCATGGGCACCCACGGCCGACGGGGACTGTCGCGCGTGCTGCTGGGCAGCGTGGCGCAGAAGCTGGTCTCCCGCGCGCCCTGCCCCGTGCTGACGCTGCACGTCCCGCAGGACAGCAAGAAGTAG
- a CDS encoding SDR family NAD(P)-dependent oxidoreductase: MRPPIDQATVLITGAAGGIGRELARLLSRRVRTLVLVDREVARLEPLREELLTRYPTLGVLLHACDVCEPREVDAMVASLEAQFVRVDVLVNTATLGLKGLYAEARWGGLEELLRSNVWVPALLTHRLLAPMLERGRGGVLNIGSGAAQLMLPGSAMFAATQRFLDGFTESLRLEVEGRGVVITRVAPGPVGDPGAEEAGSAPFFQMSLERCARAALAAFERGEALVYPGWGHRWVMRLLPLLPRGLQRSLGRLALRGVRREALAAPEALPVGLASPVLLAREPNPA; the protein is encoded by the coding sequence ATGCGTCCTCCCATCGATCAGGCCACGGTCCTCATCACCGGCGCCGCCGGGGGTATCGGCCGGGAGCTTGCCCGGCTGTTGTCCCGGCGCGTCCGCACGCTGGTCCTGGTGGACCGCGAGGTGGCGCGGCTGGAGCCGCTGCGTGAGGAGCTGCTCACGCGCTATCCCACCCTGGGTGTCCTCCTCCACGCCTGCGACGTGTGCGAGCCGCGCGAGGTCGACGCGATGGTGGCCTCGCTGGAGGCGCAGTTCGTCCGGGTGGATGTGCTGGTGAACACCGCGACGCTGGGCCTCAAGGGGCTCTACGCGGAGGCGCGCTGGGGTGGGTTGGAGGAGCTCCTGCGCTCGAACGTGTGGGTGCCCGCGCTGCTGACACACCGGCTGCTCGCGCCCATGCTGGAGCGGGGGCGGGGCGGGGTGCTGAACATCGGCTCGGGCGCGGCGCAGCTCATGCTGCCCGGCTCCGCGATGTTCGCCGCCACGCAGCGCTTCCTCGACGGCTTCACCGAGTCGCTCCGGCTGGAGGTGGAGGGGCGCGGCGTGGTCATCACCCGCGTGGCCCCGGGGCCGGTGGGGGACCCGGGCGCGGAGGAGGCGGGGAGCGCGCCCTTCTTCCAGATGTCCCTGGAGCGCTGCGCTCGCGCCGCGCTGGCGGCCTTCGAGCGGGGCGAGGCGCTGGTGTACCCGGGCTGGGGCCACCGCTGGGTGATGCGGCTGTTGCCCCTGCTGCCACGGGGGCTTCAGCGCAGCCTGGGGCGGCTGGCGCTGCGCGGTGTGCGCCGCGAGGCCCTGGCCGCGCCCGAGGCGCTGCCCGTGGGGCTCGCGTCGCCCGTGCTGCTGGCGCGCGAGCCCAATCCGGCGTGA
- a CDS encoding trypsin-like serine peptidase: MFAKSLRALFVMGALSACGTEQSPDVPDQDGTEPLQSQESNVIVGSVNWVSSTTLSGTQATRANAVGYLSIPAVGSRCTAWLVSPDVIITNNHCVGSASQAAGARVSFNYIDGVASASRVWYSCATFIKTWSADDMTALRCSATNGQLPGNVHGFLTVASANAATNASIYVVHQNCDYYTSSGCVPTKKLSPGVVKNANYSTTDLSYDADTLGGSSGSPVLSTATNQVVGLHHIGLGGNSQGRGTANTGVKATRVKARLAEIGL; encoded by the coding sequence ATGTTCGCCAAGAGCCTGCGTGCGTTGTTCGTGATGGGTGCCCTGTCGGCCTGCGGTACCGAGCAGTCCCCCGATGTCCCGGACCAGGATGGCACCGAGCCGCTGCAGTCGCAGGAATCCAACGTCATCGTCGGTTCGGTGAACTGGGTGAGCTCCACCACGCTGTCGGGCACGCAGGCCACCCGCGCCAACGCGGTGGGCTACCTGTCCATCCCCGCGGTGGGCAGCCGATGCACCGCGTGGCTGGTGTCACCGGATGTCATCATCACCAACAACCACTGCGTGGGCAGCGCGTCCCAGGCCGCGGGGGCCCGGGTGTCCTTCAACTACATCGACGGCGTCGCCTCGGCCAGCCGCGTCTGGTACTCCTGCGCCACGTTCATCAAGACGTGGTCCGCTGACGACATGACGGCGCTGCGCTGCTCGGCCACCAACGGCCAGCTGCCGGGCAACGTGCACGGCTTCCTGACGGTGGCGAGCGCCAACGCGGCCACCAACGCGAGCATCTACGTGGTGCACCAGAACTGCGACTACTACACGTCGTCCGGCTGCGTGCCGACGAAGAAGCTGTCGCCGGGCGTGGTGAAGAACGCGAACTACTCCACCACGGACCTGTCCTACGACGCGGACACGCTGGGCGGCTCGTCGGGCTCGCCGGTGCTGTCGACGGCCACGAACCAGGTGGTGGGCCTGCACCACATCGGCCTGGGCGGCAACTCGCAGGGCCGCGGCACGGCCAACACCGGCGTGAAGGCCACCCGCGTGAAGGCGCGTCTGGCGGAGATCGGCCTCTAA
- a CDS encoding FAD-dependent oxidoreductase has product MSKSMICSCEDVTADDVRHAVSRGYCDVESVKRYTGFGTGICQGKSCLSAVAALLEQEKALKADAVVPFTPRPPLYPTELRLFASAPVDESQPPVGGVPQEVDVFPKGLRPTEPLPAKAKVVIIGGGIMGLALAYNLAREGETDVVVLERGYLCAGASGRNGGGVRMQWGTPALVELAKRSIDLMKGFAREMGINVWLRQGGYLFLARTDAVAKRLERNVALHNRFDVPTRLVTPDAARDIVPGLTMKGCVAASFNPEDGVIFPWPFLWGYAQGCRKKGVRVETYTEVTGFDVSGGQIRKVKTDRGDIACDTVVLASGAWSPEVAKLVGVQLPNEPHRHEILSTEPLKPFLGPLVSVLDSGLYFSQSMRGEIVGGMGDPKEPAGLNMGSTLRFVSRFAQALMEQLPHVGHVKVLRQWAGCYDVTPDNNPILGRTPGLDNLLQMSGFVGHGFMMAPAVAERMAKWMRTGESDELFTRFNLRRFSEGTLEREDMIIG; this is encoded by the coding sequence ATGAGCAAGTCGATGATCTGCTCCTGCGAGGACGTCACCGCGGACGACGTGCGGCACGCGGTGTCGCGGGGCTACTGCGATGTGGAGTCAGTGAAGCGCTACACGGGCTTCGGCACGGGCATCTGCCAGGGCAAGAGCTGCCTGTCCGCCGTGGCCGCGCTCCTGGAGCAGGAGAAGGCGCTCAAGGCCGACGCGGTGGTGCCCTTCACGCCCAGGCCCCCGCTCTACCCCACCGAGCTGCGGCTCTTCGCGAGCGCCCCGGTGGACGAGTCCCAGCCCCCCGTGGGCGGCGTACCCCAGGAGGTGGATGTCTTCCCCAAGGGGCTTCGTCCTACCGAGCCCCTGCCCGCCAAGGCCAAGGTGGTCATCATCGGCGGTGGCATCATGGGTCTGGCGCTCGCGTACAACCTGGCGCGCGAGGGTGAGACGGACGTGGTGGTGCTGGAGCGCGGCTACCTCTGCGCGGGCGCGTCCGGCCGCAACGGCGGCGGCGTGCGCATGCAGTGGGGCACCCCGGCGCTGGTGGAGCTGGCCAAGCGCTCCATCGACCTGATGAAGGGCTTCGCCCGGGAGATGGGCATCAACGTGTGGCTGCGCCAGGGCGGCTACCTGTTCCTCGCGCGCACCGACGCGGTGGCCAAGCGGCTGGAGCGCAACGTGGCGCTGCACAACCGCTTCGACGTGCCCACCCGGCTCGTCACGCCGGACGCCGCGCGCGACATCGTCCCGGGCCTCACGATGAAGGGCTGCGTGGCCGCGTCCTTCAACCCCGAGGACGGCGTCATCTTCCCCTGGCCCTTCCTGTGGGGTTACGCGCAGGGCTGCCGCAAGAAGGGCGTCCGCGTGGAGACGTACACGGAGGTCACCGGCTTCGACGTCAGCGGCGGACAGATCCGCAAGGTGAAGACGGACCGCGGCGACATCGCCTGTGACACCGTGGTGCTCGCGTCCGGCGCGTGGAGTCCCGAGGTGGCGAAGCTCGTCGGCGTGCAGCTGCCCAACGAGCCGCACCGCCACGAAATCCTCAGCACCGAGCCCCTCAAGCCCTTCCTGGGGCCGCTCGTGTCCGTGCTCGACTCGGGCCTGTACTTCAGCCAGTCCATGCGCGGCGAAATCGTGGGCGGCATGGGTGACCCCAAGGAGCCCGCCGGGCTCAACATGGGCAGCACCCTGCGTTTCGTGTCCCGCTTCGCCCAGGCCCTCATGGAGCAGCTGCCCCACGTGGGCCACGTGAAGGTGCTGCGCCAGTGGGCCGGCTGCTACGACGTGACGCCGGACAACAACCCCATCCTCGGACGCACCCCGGGCCTGGACAACCTGCTCCAGATGTCCGGCTTCGTCGGCCACGGCTTCATGATGGCCCCCGCCGTCGCCGAGCGGATGGCGAAGTGGATGCGCACCGGCGAGTCCGACGAGCTCTTCACCCGCTTCAACCTGCGCCGCTTCTCCGAGGGCACCCTGGAGCGCGAGGACATGATCATCGGCTAG
- a CDS encoding 2Fe-2S iron-sulfur cluster-binding protein: MRRLPDASLRGRAITVDLEGESIPAIEGEPVACSLVAAGEPMLARSVKYHRPRGPYCFAAACSQCLMRVDGLPNVYTCRTPARDGMKLERQNAYPSAKVDVFETIDWFFPNGLDHHEMFAGVPVAETVMAKVARQLAGLGLLPKDAAPAPPPSRTLRTRVAVVGAGAAGLAAARELTGRGIPFLMFEREDHVGGRLAHGAPEADAPAIADVATLARDSVVTRATALGLYDDEQGRYLAVGARENGEARLLKVYAERFLLTPGGHPPMVPFENNDLPGVYAGRAASLLLRRHAVAPERAALVGWGQELQGLARLLEEHGVKVAVVVDLKGAPGAGAHPTTVEGSEPKAHGLRHVSSFSFTPRQGGRRKVDCDAVLVSVPVTPSFELARQGGAKVSFEASRGLFRVEASAEGRTDAADVFVAGDVTGGGSAKEASEAGRRAAQALVEGLS, from the coding sequence ATGCGACGTCTCCCAGATGCCTCGTTGCGCGGCAGGGCCATCACCGTGGACCTCGAGGGCGAGAGCATCCCCGCCATCGAGGGCGAGCCGGTGGCATGTTCCCTCGTCGCCGCGGGCGAGCCCATGCTCGCCCGTTCCGTGAAGTACCACCGCCCTCGCGGGCCCTACTGCTTCGCCGCCGCGTGCTCGCAGTGCCTGATGCGCGTGGACGGGCTGCCCAACGTCTACACGTGCCGCACGCCCGCGCGCGACGGCATGAAGCTGGAGCGGCAGAACGCGTACCCCTCCGCGAAGGTGGACGTGTTCGAGACCATCGACTGGTTCTTCCCCAACGGCCTGGACCACCACGAGATGTTCGCCGGCGTGCCCGTCGCGGAGACGGTGATGGCCAAGGTGGCCCGGCAGCTTGCGGGCCTGGGCCTGTTGCCCAAGGACGCGGCCCCGGCGCCCCCGCCGTCGCGCACGCTGCGCACCCGCGTCGCGGTGGTGGGAGCGGGGGCCGCCGGGCTCGCCGCCGCGCGGGAGCTGACCGGACGGGGCATCCCCTTCCTGATGTTCGAGCGCGAGGACCACGTGGGTGGCCGGCTGGCGCATGGCGCCCCGGAGGCGGACGCGCCCGCCATCGCCGACGTGGCCACGCTCGCGCGGGACAGCGTCGTCACCCGAGCCACGGCGCTGGGCCTGTACGACGACGAGCAGGGCCGCTACCTCGCGGTGGGCGCCCGGGAGAACGGCGAGGCGCGGCTGCTCAAGGTCTACGCGGAGCGCTTCCTGCTGACGCCCGGTGGACACCCGCCGATGGTGCCCTTCGAGAACAATGATTTGCCCGGCGTCTACGCGGGCCGCGCGGCCAGCCTGCTCCTGCGTCGGCACGCGGTGGCGCCGGAGCGCGCGGCGCTGGTGGGCTGGGGCCAGGAGCTGCAGGGCCTGGCGCGGCTGCTCGAGGAGCACGGCGTGAAGGTCGCCGTCGTGGTGGACCTGAAGGGCGCGCCGGGTGCTGGGGCGCATCCGACGACGGTGGAGGGCTCGGAGCCCAAGGCGCACGGCCTCCGGCACGTGAGCTCGTTCAGCTTCACGCCGCGCCAGGGAGGACGGCGCAAGGTGGACTGCGACGCGGTGCTGGTGTCCGTGCCGGTGACGCCCAGCTTCGAGCTGGCGCGGCAGGGCGGCGCCAAGGTCTCGTTCGAGGCCTCGCGCGGACTGTTCCGGGTGGAGGCGAGCGCCGAGGGCCGCACCGACGCGGCGGACGTGTTCGTGGCCGGAGACGTGACGGGCGGTGGCAGCGCGAAGGAGGCGTCCGAGGCGGGCCGCCGCGCGGCCCAGGCGCTGGTGGAGGGACTGTCATGA
- a CDS encoding polymer-forming cytoskeletal protein — protein MKISSRFLIPALLMGAPLALAESAPAARAAESAPAAKSIDVSFRGSLRDALKTIADKGGLNLVVTGDLDVPAEVHLRGISADQALRTVSRAYSLRMEQDGSIITLRPMTPSEKEAAAQGLAAPVAEPTPAPQAAPAPPAPPAPAAPAVASEGSEHDESDESSGTDAETMREVREQIREQMHRTRDELKRSRRSGARNVVARGQSLEVKEGQTVESAVVYGGNLVVKGNVEKDAVAFGGNLIVHGHVEGDAHAFGGNVVLKPGASVEGDVSSFGGNVDREDGANVEGSINTFGGANIGRVVAKELNKGLQEASDEGEERRRDRDDNGGGLAGFILTFAVLFGLGFLGQMFFPSRMKQVGDEIRARPVQSGLTGLLGVVAMIPLTVVLAITIIGIPAALVLWMAAPLAAALGFAAVASELGTRLPVMRGRKTQAVVLALGLLVLLVVGAIPILGAIVSFLVVLIALGAVIRTRFGYRPRGMGIPEPIHTHGEQPL, from the coding sequence ATGAAGATCTCCTCCCGATTCCTCATCCCCGCGTTGCTCATGGGCGCCCCCCTCGCGCTCGCCGAGTCCGCTCCCGCCGCCCGCGCCGCCGAGTCCGCGCCCGCCGCGAAGAGCATCGACGTCTCCTTCCGCGGCAGCCTGCGCGACGCGCTGAAGACCATCGCCGACAAGGGCGGCCTCAACCTGGTCGTCACCGGCGACCTGGACGTCCCCGCCGAGGTCCACCTGCGCGGCATCTCCGCCGACCAGGCCCTGCGCACCGTGTCCCGCGCCTACTCGCTGCGCATGGAGCAGGACGGCTCCATCATCACCCTGCGCCCCATGACGCCCTCGGAGAAGGAGGCCGCGGCCCAGGGGCTCGCCGCGCCCGTCGCCGAGCCGACGCCCGCGCCCCAGGCGGCTCCGGCCCCGCCCGCGCCTCCCGCTCCGGCGGCGCCCGCGGTCGCCTCGGAGGGCTCCGAGCACGACGAGTCAGATGAGTCCTCCGGCACGGACGCGGAGACGATGCGCGAGGTGCGCGAGCAGATCCGCGAGCAGATGCACCGCACCCGCGACGAGCTCAAGCGCTCGCGCCGCTCGGGGGCTCGCAACGTGGTGGCGCGCGGTCAGTCCCTGGAGGTGAAGGAGGGACAGACGGTGGAGAGCGCCGTGGTGTACGGCGGCAACCTGGTGGTGAAGGGCAACGTGGAGAAGGACGCGGTGGCCTTCGGCGGCAACCTCATCGTCCACGGCCACGTGGAGGGTGACGCGCACGCCTTCGGCGGCAACGTGGTCCTCAAGCCCGGCGCCTCCGTGGAGGGCGACGTGTCCTCCTTCGGCGGCAACGTGGACCGCGAGGACGGCGCCAACGTCGAGGGCAGCATCAACACCTTCGGCGGCGCCAACATCGGCCGCGTCGTCGCGAAGGAGCTCAACAAGGGCCTCCAGGAGGCCAGCGACGAGGGCGAGGAGCGGCGGCGCGACCGCGACGACAATGGGGGCGGGCTCGCCGGGTTCATCCTCACGTTCGCGGTGCTCTTCGGGCTGGGTTTCCTCGGCCAGATGTTCTTCCCGTCGCGGATGAAGCAGGTGGGGGATGAGATCCGCGCGCGGCCGGTGCAGAGCGGCCTGACGGGCCTGCTCGGGGTGGTGGCGATGATTCCGCTCACGGTGGTGCTGGCCATCACCATCATCGGCATCCCCGCGGCGCTGGTGTTGTGGATGGCGGCGCCCCTGGCGGCGGCGCTGGGCTTCGCGGCGGTGGCGAGCGAACTGGGCACCCGGCTGCCGGTGATGCGCGGCCGCAAGACGCAGGCAGTGGTGCTCGCGCTGGGATTGCTGGTGTTGCTGGTGGTGGGCGCCATCCCCATCCTCGGCGCCATCGTCTCCTTCCTGGTGGTGCTCATCGCCCTGGGCGCGGTCATCCGGACCCGCTTCGGCTACCGGCCGCGCGGCATGGGCATCCCCGAGCCCATCCACACCCACGGGGAGCAGCCGCTCTGA
- a CDS encoding RNA polymerase sigma factor: MADDAVPLPWKADVQAARRGDPSAFESLVRSVQRQVYGLALRLLQSEAEAAEVSQEALLRAYQNLHRYDDSRPFDLWVLAITRNLCLDLLRRRTKVRTEELEPMKEVLPSNEASQEEGAIAREERQSLEEAMATLSVDDREVLALYYVQKRTTKEIAQILGCAPGTIMARLFRAREKLRKKMSTEEAPR; encoded by the coding sequence ATGGCTGACGACGCCGTCCCGCTCCCCTGGAAGGCCGACGTGCAGGCGGCCCGCCGCGGAGATCCGTCCGCCTTCGAGTCCCTGGTGCGCAGCGTCCAGCGCCAGGTCTACGGCCTGGCGCTCCGGCTGCTGCAGAGCGAGGCCGAGGCCGCGGAGGTCTCCCAGGAAGCGCTCCTGCGCGCCTACCAGAACCTCCACCGGTACGACGACTCGCGCCCGTTCGACCTCTGGGTGCTGGCCATCACCCGCAACCTCTGTCTGGACCTGCTCCGCCGCCGCACCAAGGTGCGCACCGAGGAGCTGGAGCCCATGAAGGAGGTGCTCCCCAGCAACGAGGCCTCCCAGGAGGAGGGCGCCATCGCCCGCGAGGAGCGCCAGTCGTTGGAGGAGGCCATGGCCACGCTCTCCGTCGATGACCGTGAAGTCCTCGCGCTCTACTACGTCCAGAAGCGCACGACGAAGGAGATCGCCCAGATCCTCGGGTGCGCCCCTGGCACCATCATGGCCCGGCTCTTCAGGGCCCGAGAGAAGCTTCGCAAGAAGATGAGCACGGAGGAGGCCCCCCGATGA
- the truD gene encoding tRNA pseudouridine(13) synthase TruD — MRIKQKPEDFSVKESYRFDEVASGRFRVYLMDKQKLSTFDAVARLRDAFGLKPGSISYCGLKDKQGRTEQLIAVDGADVDMQEPDLRLKYLGRTNKALSSANITSNRFSVTVRALQESSLGPLNVAAAEVNRLGVINYFDSQRFGSLKHGQGFIAKDLIRGDFEAALHNYLAKPSELDRSEDAKVKAFWRDNWGHWDARVPFEGTKKYHRVLRSLREEPKDFTRAFLQIDADYRAMQLFTYQSYLWNEGVRRYLQLLLPRESLFPMRYQAGSLLFHKDADPETLRVLRDATFPLLAPNSTFKDPKVEDAVRWVLGREKLKLSDLVIPGAERMLFFKHEERPVLSFPHKLVIGRTQSDELNRDNIKVNVAFTLPPGAYATLVVKRLFHFEYAEDTAEEIRASQRAHLVEQEQAEGAPSSRRGPPVREERGTGRRAPTSRGAPGRRAEASFDEERPRASDRRAPARGEAPSRPSRRGAAESEAPSRPGRRGLAGIEAPSRPGRKSTAEASETPTRGRSLAQQAEAEPKPKQEPAAPLGFREKQRQRKAAREVARAETEAKRPKSRKK; from the coding sequence GTGCGAATCAAACAGAAGCCCGAAGACTTCAGCGTCAAGGAATCCTACCGCTTCGATGAAGTCGCCTCCGGGCGTTTCCGCGTCTACCTGATGGACAAGCAGAAGCTGTCCACGTTCGACGCCGTGGCACGCCTGCGGGACGCGTTCGGTCTCAAGCCGGGCTCCATCAGCTATTGCGGCCTGAAGGACAAGCAGGGCCGCACCGAGCAGCTCATCGCCGTGGACGGCGCCGACGTGGACATGCAGGAGCCGGACCTCCGCCTGAAGTACCTGGGCCGGACGAACAAGGCCCTGTCCTCGGCGAACATCACGTCCAACCGCTTCTCCGTGACGGTGCGAGCCCTGCAGGAGTCCTCCCTGGGCCCCCTCAACGTGGCGGCCGCCGAGGTGAACCGCCTGGGCGTCATCAACTACTTCGACAGCCAGCGCTTCGGCTCGCTCAAGCACGGGCAGGGCTTCATCGCCAAGGACCTCATCCGGGGCGACTTCGAGGCGGCGCTGCACAACTACCTGGCCAAGCCGTCGGAGCTGGACCGCTCCGAGGACGCCAAGGTGAAGGCCTTCTGGCGCGACAACTGGGGCCACTGGGACGCGCGCGTCCCCTTCGAGGGGACCAAGAAGTATCACCGCGTCCTGCGCTCGCTGCGCGAGGAGCCCAAGGACTTCACCCGCGCCTTCCTGCAGATCGACGCGGACTACCGCGCGATGCAGCTGTTCACCTACCAGAGCTACCTCTGGAACGAGGGCGTGCGGCGCTATCTGCAGCTCTTGCTGCCGCGCGAGTCGCTGTTCCCCATGCGCTACCAGGCCGGCTCGCTCCTGTTCCACAAGGACGCGGATCCGGAGACGCTGCGCGTGCTGCGCGACGCGACCTTCCCCCTGCTCGCGCCCAACAGCACCTTCAAGGATCCGAAGGTCGAGGACGCCGTGCGCTGGGTGCTCGGCCGCGAGAAGCTCAAGCTGTCGGACCTGGTCATCCCCGGGGCCGAGCGCATGCTCTTCTTCAAGCACGAGGAGCGTCCGGTCCTCTCCTTCCCGCACAAGCTGGTCATCGGCCGCACGCAGAGCGACGAGCTGAACCGGGACAACATCAAGGTCAACGTCGCCTTCACCCTGCCGCCGGGCGCGTACGCCACGCTCGTCGTCAAGCGCCTGTTCCACTTCGAGTACGCCGAGGACACCGCGGAGGAGATCCGCGCCTCCCAGCGCGCGCACCTCGTCGAGCAGGAGCAGGCCGAGGGCGCCCCCTCCAGCCGCCGCGGCCCTCCCGTCCGCGAGGAGCGCGGCACCGGCCGCCGGGCCCCCACCTCCCGCGGCGCCCCCGGCCGCCGCGCCGAGGCCTCCTTCGACGAGGAGCGTCCGCGCGCCTCGGACCGCCGTGCCCCCGCGCGCGGCGAGGCCCCCAGCCGGCCCAGCCGCCGTGGCGCCGCCGAGAGCGAGGCCCCCAGTCGCCCCGGGCGGCGAGGCCTGGCCGGAATCGAGGCCCCCAGCCGCCCCGGACGCAAGAGCACGGCCGAGGCCTCCGAGACCCCGACCCGGGGTCGCTCGCTCGCCCAGCAGGCGGAGGCGGAGCCGAAGCCCAAGCAGGAGCCTGCCGCCCCGCTCGGCTTCCGTGAAAAGCAGCGCCAGCGCAAGGCCGCCCGCGAGGTCGCCCGGGCGGAGACCGAAGCCAAGCGCCCGAAATCACGAAAGAAATAA